One Streptosporangium becharense genomic window, CCGCCAGGCGATCCGGCACGGCGCCAAGGGCGGGGTGTTCCTGGCCGAGGACCAGGTGACCGGCGCCGAGGTGGTGATCAAGCGGGCCCGCCCGCACCTGGACGCCGCCCTGGACGGCCGGGACGGACGCGACCTGCTGCGCCACGAGGCCCGCATGCTGGAGACCTTCGCCCCCCTGGGGGTCACCGCGGCCAAGGTGGCGCTGTTCGAGACCGACGGCAACGTGTTCCTGGCGCAGGAGCACCTGGCCGGGACCGTGCTCGGCAACTGGGTCGGCGAGCGGCGGCCCATCCGGGCGGACCGGCACTGGCACGGTGCGGTGACGGGCCTGGCGCGGCGGTTGACCGCGCTGGTGGCGGCGGTGCACGAGCAGGGGTACGTGCTGCGGGATCTGACGCCGAACAACGTCATCGTCACCGCCGACGACGACTGCCGGCTGATCGACCTGGAGATGGCCACCAGGCCCGGTGTCGCGGTGTCGCGGGCCTTCACCCCCGGATACGCCCCGCCCGAGCAGACGCGCAGCGCCGTTCACGCACCGGCGCCCGGCGCGGAGGCCGATCTGTACGCGCTGGGGGCCACGGTGTTCTACCTGGCCACCGGGTGCCATCCGATGCTGGCCGAGGACCGGCCGGACGGGACGCGATCGTGGGATTCGCGGGTGCGCACGCTGGTGAGCGTGGCCGCCGAGGGTGATCCGGTGGCCACCGCGCTGGCACCGATGATCCTGGGGCTGATGCGGGAGGATCCCGCTCGGCGCTGGGAGCTGCGGCGGGTGCGGGAGTTCCTGGACGGCGTGGCCGCCGGGCCCCCGGCCTCCCTCGCCGCCGCGGACGGTTACCGCCTGGGCCCGGACGAGCGGGATCGCCTGTTGCGGGACGGGCTCACCCACGTGTTGCGGACGATGTCGCGGGCCGCGCTCGCCGACCCCTCGGCGCGGGGGACGTTGTGGCCCGTGCAAGGGTTCGGCGCGACCGCCGACCCGTGCGCGGTCCAGCACGGCTCGGCCGGGGTGCTCACGCTGTTCGCCTCGCTGGTGCGGCCGGCGGGATCCACCCCACCGGAAACGGACCTCCCGCAGGAGTCGCGCGCCGATCTGGTGGCGGGTCTGCGGGACGTGGCGGGCTGGACGGCGCGTCGCGTGGCCGATGAGCACCGGCCGTCACCGGGGCTGTACTTCGGCCGGGCCGGCATCGCCTGGGCCCTGTACGAGGCCGGCCGCGCGCTCGACGACACGGCTCTGCGCACCGCGGGCGTCGAGCTGGCGCTGGAACTGCCGACGAGCTGGCCGAATCCCGACGTGTGCCACGGTCTGGCCGGGACGGAACTGGCGCTGCTGCACTTCTGGCGGGCCACCGGTGACGCCCGCTTCCGCGAACGGGCCGGGGCGTGCGCCGACGAGCTGCTGAAGGCCGCCCAGCGCACTCCGGAGACGGTGCTGTGGCCCGTCCCCGCCGATTTCGACTCCGCGCTGGCGGGGGTGGTGCATTACGGCTTCGCGCACGGCGTCGCCGGGATCGGCGCCGCCCTGCTGGCCGCGGGCGTCGCGTTGGACCGCGACGACTGCCTGGAGACCGCGCTGGCCGCCGGTGACACCCTGCTGGACGCCGCCGAGTACCGCGACGGCGGCGCCGCCTGGTGGGCGGACGGGCCGGCGGGCAAGGCCCGGATGCCGCACTGGTGCAGCGGCTCCTCCGGGGTCGGCACGTTCCTGGTCCGGCTGTACGCGGCCACCGGCGACCCGCGGTTCCGGGAGGCGGCCGAGGCCGCCGCGATCACCGTGCACGCACACCGTCTGGGCTCGGGCACCGCGGCCTGCCACGGACTGGCCGGTGACGGGCAGTTCCTGCTGGACATGGCCGACCTGCTGGGCGAGCCGGTCTACCGGGAACAGGCCACGGAACTGGCGGCCCTCCTGTGGGCACGCGCGGTGGTCCGCGACGGGCTGCTGGTGGTGCCGGACGAGAACGGCACCGAGACGGCCGTCGGCTGGAACACCGGCCTGGCCGGGGTGCTGGACTTCCTGCACCGGCTGCGCCACGGCGGACCACGCTCCTGGATGGCCGAGACGCACGACGGCGACCACATGGGTGCCCCGGCCGCCGGAGCGGCGCGATGAGTCCCGTCACGGCCCCGGGCACGGTGAGCCCACGCCCCTCCCCGATGGGAACCGGGCACCCCGAGTTCGTCCGGCGGATCAACGTCCGCTTCTCCGGCCGTGGCCGGTACGCCTCCTGCCTGGCCGGTCGCGGCCCGCACCTTCTCGCCCCGGAACTGTGGGACCTCACCGGGGGCACACCCCGGCCCCGGATCCTGCCCACCCACGATGGTGAGAGCCCGTGGACGACGCCTCTCCCCACCGACGACGGCCGCCTGCTGCTGCTGCGCCACCTGGACGGAGGCATCCACCAGCTGGTCGTGGCCGTCCCCGGGCCGGACGCAGACGGTGACGGGGGCGTCGAGGAGCACCGGCTGGCCGCCGTACGCGGCGGCGAGCTGACACTCGCCGCCGGGCCGGCGCGGGGAACGGCCGCCGTGGCCTTCAGGACCGGCGCCGACCAGGTCACCGCTGTCTGGCGCCTGTCCGGGCACCTCGAACCGCCCGAGGTCGCCGCCGAGGTGCCCGGTCCGGTCACCGGCAGAATCTGGCTGGACGAGACCGGTGACCGCCTGGCGCTGACCGGCCGTGGGCCGGAGGCCGCCACCATGGTCCTGGACCTGGCGCGGGGCACCGTCACCCCACTGCGCGGGCCGGCCGCCGGTGAACACCTGCTGGCCGCCGCGCCTCGCACCGGGGTGCTGCTCACCGTCGCGACGCGCGACGGCGCCCATCGGCTCGGGGTCCGGCACCGCGACGACGAGGGCCCCACCGTCTTCCCCGCGCGGCTGAACGCGATCGAGGGCACCGTGGCGCCGCTGGCGCTGGACCCCGCCGGGCGGCGCCTGGCCCTGTCGGTCACCCGCGGCACCCGCTGCCATCTGCTCGTCCACGACCTGGCCGACGACACCATCACCGAGATCGACCTGGCGGCCGGGGTGCTGTACCCGGTCGCGCGCTGGAACGCGACCGGCCTGCACCTGGTGCACAGCACACCGGATCACCCACTGGGGGTGATCACCCTCGCCGGTCCGGTCCGGCCCGGTGTCCCGCTCGCTCCCGGCCGCTCTCCGGCAGGGTGGGCACCGGCCCGCGCGCACACCTTCGACGGCCCGGCCGGAGACATCGAAGCCGTCGTCTACGGCGACCCCGCGACCAGCCCACAGGTGGTGCTGGCCCTGCACGGCGGCCCCGACGCCGCCTGGCAGCTCGGCTTCGACCCGCTGTTCCAGCGTCTGGCCGCGGCCGGCATCGCGGTGGTGGCACCCAACCAGCGAGGCAGCACCGGCTATGGAACCGCGCACCGTGACGCCATCCGCGGCGCCTGGGGCGGCCCGGACCTGGACGACGTGCTGCACCTGGGTCGCACCCTGACCGCGACACGTGGGCCCGGCCGCGAGCGGCCGGCACTGTACGGCGTCAGCTACGGCGCGCACCTGGCGCTGCTGGCCGCGGCCGCGCAGGCCGGCCTGTGGTCGCGCGCCGCGGTGGTCGCCCCGTTCCTGTCCGGACCGGCGCTGTACGCCGACGGGCCGCAGTCGGTGCGCAACCTGATCGACCGGCTCGGCGGGTGCGCGGCCATCGACGACGAGCTCGGCCCCCGCGACCTGCTGCGCCTGGCACCCCGGATGCGGCTGCCGCTGCTGGTCGTGCACGGCGAACAGGACCTGATCATCCCGGTCGCCCACTCCCGGCGCCTGCGCGACCGGCTGCGCGCGAGCGGGCACCGCGACGGCGTCGACCTGACCTACCTGGAGGCCCCCGGCGGCCACGACCCGCTCTCGGAGGACGGCGGGCACCTCGTCCTCGACCGCGTCGTCGCCTTCCTGCACACCGGACCACCCGCACCGCCGGAACCCCGGTGATCTGATCTCCCGTCCCGGGTGCCCACCCGGGACGGGTCGCCTGAGGCCGCCGCGCACGGGGCTCGCCCCGCGCATGGCCGGCGGTCTCACACCACCCGGTTACAAGAAAGGAAGAACACCATGGAACTCGACATCAACACCCTGGACATGCTCCCCGCCACCGAGGAGACCAAGCTCCAGGTCTGTGACATGACCTGCGGTCTGCACACCGGCACCTGCAGCGGCCAGACCATGTGCCACCGGACTTTCTGAGAGATCACCGGTCTCCGCGCCCGGCCGTCCGCTGAGAGACGGCCGGCCGGGCGTGGCCCGAGCACGTGAGTGTGCCCTCCTCGTCCCACGGGGGAGGGCACACTCACGCCTTCCGCCCCGGACGGCCGCCGTGGCGCCCGCCCACTCCCCGGAGGGAGACGATGTCAGACCCCGTGGCAGACCTGCCGGACGCCTCAGCG contains:
- the lanL gene encoding class IV lanthionine synthetase LanL; translation: MEEREWHGVNRHLLEDIARTTLQRVASRESADTDGEGDTDGDAVSGGDGPVSSGREITAGWEIRPGTPWTYVTPPDAVRRAQGWKLHVSATPLSAPVVLARAAEVLVRRRCPFKFAATLNDLGGLVSRVQDRGSVGKFITVYPPDDETAVALAEELHQATYGLPGPPILSDRVYKPGSLVHYRFGVFSAPSELDNDGSYASRLTAPDGTRVSDERNAWYTPPAWAPCPFESGQAPARTVAPQAVLLADRFVVRQAIRHGAKGGVFLAEDQVTGAEVVIKRARPHLDAALDGRDGRDLLRHEARMLETFAPLGVTAAKVALFETDGNVFLAQEHLAGTVLGNWVGERRPIRADRHWHGAVTGLARRLTALVAAVHEQGYVLRDLTPNNVIVTADDDCRLIDLEMATRPGVAVSRAFTPGYAPPEQTRSAVHAPAPGAEADLYALGATVFYLATGCHPMLAEDRPDGTRSWDSRVRTLVSVAAEGDPVATALAPMILGLMREDPARRWELRRVREFLDGVAAGPPASLAAADGYRLGPDERDRLLRDGLTHVLRTMSRAALADPSARGTLWPVQGFGATADPCAVQHGSAGVLTLFASLVRPAGSTPPETDLPQESRADLVAGLRDVAGWTARRVADEHRPSPGLYFGRAGIAWALYEAGRALDDTALRTAGVELALELPTSWPNPDVCHGLAGTELALLHFWRATGDARFRERAGACADELLKAAQRTPETVLWPVPADFDSALAGVVHYGFAHGVAGIGAALLAAGVALDRDDCLETALAAGDTLLDAAEYRDGGAAWWADGPAGKARMPHWCSGSSGVGTFLVRLYAATGDPRFREAAEAAAITVHAHRLGSGTAACHGLAGDGQFLLDMADLLGEPVYREQATELAALLWARAVVRDGLLVVPDENGTETAVGWNTGLAGVLDFLHRLRHGGPRSWMAETHDGDHMGAPAAGAAR
- a CDS encoding ALQxL family class IV lanthipeptide, with translation MELDINTLDMLPATEETKLQVCDMTCGLHTGTCSGQTMCHRTF
- a CDS encoding alpha/beta hydrolase family protein, which gives rise to MSPVTAPGTVSPRPSPMGTGHPEFVRRINVRFSGRGRYASCLAGRGPHLLAPELWDLTGGTPRPRILPTHDGESPWTTPLPTDDGRLLLLRHLDGGIHQLVVAVPGPDADGDGGVEEHRLAAVRGGELTLAAGPARGTAAVAFRTGADQVTAVWRLSGHLEPPEVAAEVPGPVTGRIWLDETGDRLALTGRGPEAATMVLDLARGTVTPLRGPAAGEHLLAAAPRTGVLLTVATRDGAHRLGVRHRDDEGPTVFPARLNAIEGTVAPLALDPAGRRLALSVTRGTRCHLLVHDLADDTITEIDLAAGVLYPVARWNATGLHLVHSTPDHPLGVITLAGPVRPGVPLAPGRSPAGWAPARAHTFDGPAGDIEAVVYGDPATSPQVVLALHGGPDAAWQLGFDPLFQRLAAAGIAVVAPNQRGSTGYGTAHRDAIRGAWGGPDLDDVLHLGRTLTATRGPGRERPALYGVSYGAHLALLAAAAQAGLWSRAAVVAPFLSGPALYADGPQSVRNLIDRLGGCAAIDDELGPRDLLRLAPRMRLPLLVVHGEQDLIIPVAHSRRLRDRLRASGHRDGVDLTYLEAPGGHDPLSEDGGHLVLDRVVAFLHTGPPAPPEPR